One region of Myxococcus stipitatus genomic DNA includes:
- a CDS encoding sulfotransferase family protein: MSGPLDLTGWIPGRLERDARTNQPLVDWCHLGTRRFTDPFFAETLERRLRHPFPLLFRHRTGMEVLEERARTHPGLPVRGLIFHLSRCGSTLLAQLLAALPRAVVLSEAGPVDHVLRAHRAFDDVSDERRVTWLRALVSALGQRRAPEEEAVYLKLDAWHVLELPLIQRAFPGVPWLFLYRDPVEVMASHQKHAGAHMMPGVLDPTWFGLEAERLQALSREEYGARVLAALCEEALRGYRTRTSPARLVNYRQLQSEGVALLVDLFGLEPSKAEETLLAEAALRDAKNPVVPFNDDTEEKARSISEPSRKMAERWVRPVYERLEAERLGTSST, translated from the coding sequence ATGAGCGGCCCCCTCGACCTGACGGGGTGGATTCCGGGACGCCTGGAGCGGGACGCGCGGACGAACCAGCCCCTCGTCGACTGGTGCCACCTGGGCACGCGGCGCTTCACGGACCCGTTCTTCGCGGAGACGCTGGAGCGGCGCCTCCGCCACCCCTTCCCCCTGCTCTTCCGCCACCGCACCGGCATGGAGGTCCTGGAGGAGAGAGCGCGCACCCACCCGGGGCTCCCCGTGCGGGGGCTCATCTTCCACCTGTCCCGTTGTGGCTCCACCCTGCTGGCCCAGCTCCTCGCGGCGCTGCCCCGCGCCGTCGTGCTCTCCGAGGCGGGCCCGGTGGACCACGTGCTCCGCGCCCACCGGGCCTTCGATGACGTCTCGGACGAGCGCCGCGTCACCTGGCTGCGCGCGCTCGTGTCGGCGCTGGGGCAGCGGCGCGCCCCGGAGGAGGAGGCGGTCTATCTCAAGCTCGACGCGTGGCACGTGCTGGAGCTGCCGCTCATCCAGCGGGCCTTCCCGGGGGTGCCGTGGCTCTTCCTGTATCGCGACCCGGTGGAGGTGATGGCCTCGCACCAGAAGCACGCGGGCGCGCACATGATGCCCGGCGTGCTCGACCCGACGTGGTTCGGCCTCGAGGCCGAGCGACTCCAGGCGCTCTCCCGTGAGGAGTACGGCGCGCGCGTGCTCGCGGCGCTGTGCGAGGAGGCGCTGCGCGGCTACCGCACGCGCACGAGTCCCGCGCGACTGGTGAACTACCGACAGCTCCAATCGGAGGGCGTGGCCCTGCTCGTGGACCTCTTCGGACTGGAGCCCTCGAAGGCGGAGGAGACCCTCCTCGCCGAGGCCGCGCTCCGCGACGCGAAGAACCCGGTCGTCCCCTTCAACGACGATACCGAGGAGAAGGCACGAAGCATCTCCGAGCCCTCCCGGAAGATGGCGGAGCGCTGGGTCCGGCCCGTCTACGAGCGCCTGGAGGCCGAGCGGCTCGGCACATCGTCGACCTAG
- a CDS encoding TetR/AcrR family transcriptional regulator, with the protein MTHGRKPDEGERYRVILETAARLICERGYEGTSMQEIAAACRMTKAGLYHHIQNKEQLLFAIMNYGMDLFEEQVLSRVQHIEDPVERLRACMRHNILLVTRGWSKEVIIILHEHATLTGEARAFIDSRKKRYVDFLEEAFAQAAQQGRIRPVDPTIGAFSFLGMVLWVYKWFKPDGRLTDEQIADGMVELLFPPIVAAAVDGQPGVSSLRVVPRAAASGSGNTEES; encoded by the coding sequence GTGACGCACGGACGGAAGCCGGATGAGGGTGAGCGGTACCGGGTCATCCTGGAGACGGCGGCGCGGCTCATCTGCGAGCGCGGCTACGAAGGCACGTCGATGCAGGAGATCGCCGCCGCGTGCCGGATGACGAAGGCGGGGCTCTACCACCACATCCAGAACAAGGAGCAGCTGCTCTTCGCCATCATGAACTACGGGATGGACCTGTTCGAGGAGCAGGTCCTCTCGCGGGTCCAGCACATCGAGGACCCGGTGGAGCGGCTGCGCGCCTGCATGCGCCACAACATCCTGTTGGTGACGCGCGGGTGGAGCAAGGAGGTCATCATCATCCTCCACGAGCACGCCACGCTCACCGGCGAGGCGCGCGCCTTCATCGACAGCCGCAAGAAGCGCTACGTCGACTTCCTGGAGGAGGCCTTCGCGCAGGCCGCGCAGCAGGGACGCATCCGCCCGGTGGACCCCACCATCGGCGCGTTCTCGTTCCTGGGCATGGTGCTGTGGGTCTACAAGTGGTTCAAGCCGGACGGGCGACTGACGGACGAGCAGATCGCCGACGGCATGGTGGAGCTGCTCTTCCCGCCCATCGTCGCGGCGGCGGTCGACGGCCAGCCCGGTGTCTCGTCGTTGCGCGTGGTGCCTCGCGCGGCGGCCTCCGGCTCCGGCAACACGGAGGAGTCGTGA
- a CDS encoding CoA transferase subunit A, producing the protein MKTARWCSLEEAVASIPDGASLATGGFMLGRAPMALVMELIAQERRGLSLISLPNPLPAELLVAAGCLARVDIAFAALSLEGRVRPMPCLKRAMEQNTIAWREHDGYRVVQRLRAASMGLPFIPAPDADVSGLAQAEPPRTVVDPFTGESVPVEPAFFPDVALIHARAADERGNLYMEDPTTDLLVAGAARRVIATVEERVQRLPRATIPGFQVDRIVLAPGGALPTGCAGLYPHDDATLAHYLSLAETGREAEFLESLEARRAA; encoded by the coding sequence GTGAAGACCGCGCGCTGGTGTTCGCTGGAGGAGGCGGTCGCCTCGATTCCCGACGGCGCGTCGCTGGCCACCGGCGGCTTCATGCTGGGCCGCGCGCCCATGGCGCTGGTGATGGAGCTCATCGCCCAGGAGCGCCGGGGCCTGAGCCTCATCTCGCTGCCCAATCCCCTGCCCGCGGAGCTGCTCGTGGCGGCCGGGTGCCTGGCGCGCGTGGACATCGCCTTCGCGGCGCTCAGCCTGGAGGGCCGTGTGCGGCCCATGCCCTGCCTCAAGCGGGCCATGGAGCAGAACACCATCGCGTGGCGCGAGCACGACGGCTACCGCGTCGTCCAGCGCCTGCGCGCCGCGTCCATGGGCCTGCCCTTCATCCCCGCGCCGGACGCGGACGTGTCCGGGCTGGCGCAGGCGGAGCCTCCGCGCACGGTGGTGGACCCGTTCACCGGCGAGAGCGTCCCGGTGGAGCCCGCCTTCTTCCCGGACGTGGCGCTCATCCACGCGCGCGCGGCGGACGAGCGCGGCAACCTCTACATGGAGGACCCCACCACGGACCTGCTGGTGGCGGGCGCCGCGCGCAGGGTCATCGCCACGGTGGAGGAGCGCGTGCAGCGGCTGCCCCGCGCCACCATCCCCGGCTTCCAGGTGGACCGCATCGTCCTGGCGCCCGGCGGCGCGCTGCCCACCGGCTGCGCGGGCCTCTATCCCCACGATGACGCCACGCTGGCGCACTACCTGTCGCTGGCGGAGACGGGCCGCGAGGCCGAGTTCCTCGAGTCGCTCGAGGCCCGGAGGGCCGCATGA
- a CDS encoding CoA-transferase subunit beta: protein MSATLDITPAETVVSVLARQIDDGAVVATGVASPLAILAIAVARATHAPNLTYLACVGSLDPDIPSLLPSSEDLGYLEGRSAEISIPDLFDHARRGRVDNVFFGAAEVDATGRTNMTASGSLDRPRTKFPGVAGAATLRQWVNKPVLLVPRQSRRNLVPEVQVATTRDPRRSVSLISDLGIFELGPAGARLVARHPWATVEGIAERTGFDFMVEDDLPVTPLPDASTVAAIRALDPRGLRDQLVGA from the coding sequence ATGAGTGCAACGCTGGACATCACGCCCGCGGAGACGGTGGTCTCCGTCCTGGCGCGGCAGATCGACGACGGCGCCGTGGTGGCGACGGGCGTGGCCTCGCCGCTGGCCATCCTCGCCATCGCGGTGGCGCGGGCCACGCATGCGCCGAACCTGACCTACCTGGCCTGCGTGGGCTCGTTGGATCCGGACATCCCCTCGCTGCTCCCCTCCTCCGAGGACCTGGGCTACCTGGAGGGCCGCTCGGCGGAGATCTCCATCCCGGACCTGTTCGACCACGCGCGGCGAGGCCGGGTGGACAACGTCTTCTTCGGCGCGGCCGAGGTCGACGCCACCGGGCGCACCAACATGACCGCCAGCGGCAGCCTGGACCGCCCGAGGACGAAGTTCCCCGGCGTGGCGGGCGCGGCGACCCTGCGCCAGTGGGTCAACAAGCCCGTGCTGCTGGTGCCCCGCCAGTCGCGCCGCAACCTGGTGCCCGAGGTGCAGGTGGCGACGACGCGCGACCCCCGTCGCTCGGTGAGCCTCATCTCGGACCTGGGCATCTTCGAGCTGGGGCCCGCCGGCGCGCGGCTGGTGGCGCGCCACCCGTGGGCGACGGTGGAGGGCATCGCCGAGCGCACGGGCTTCGACTTCATGGTGGAGGACGACCTCCCCGTCACCCCGCTGCCGGACGCGAGCACCGTCGCCGCCATCCGCGCGTTGGATCCCCGTGGCCTCCGCGACCAGCTCGTCGGGGCCTGA
- a CDS encoding alcohol dehydrogenase catalytic domain-containing protein, giving the protein MKAVVLRSFGEAGNLKLENAPVPTPGRGEVLLRVHACGVCYHDVINRRGNLPRTSVPAILGHEAAGEVVAVGPDTPGWKTGDRAATLQRMSCGECALCRAGRNSLCKTDNRFFGEELPGGYAQFMVAPVRGLGRVPASLPWEEAATVCCTTGTAVHALRTRGKVRAGETVLITGASGGVGMSAVQLAKLDGARVIAVTSGEAKVQPLREAGADEVILSRGLEFASEVRKRTSGQGVDLAVEIVGSATFDQTLKSLTPGGRLVVVGNLESGIVQVNPGLVIVKELEIIGAYATNQAELDEALRLTATGGVRQFVTDKVPLAEAARAHFRLENREVAGRLVLVPPEA; this is encoded by the coding sequence ATGAAGGCCGTCGTTCTGCGCAGTTTCGGTGAAGCCGGCAACCTCAAGCTGGAGAACGCCCCCGTCCCGACGCCGGGTAGGGGCGAGGTGCTGCTGCGCGTGCACGCCTGCGGCGTCTGCTACCACGACGTCATCAACCGCCGCGGCAACCTGCCGCGCACCAGCGTCCCCGCCATCCTCGGCCACGAGGCCGCCGGCGAGGTCGTCGCCGTGGGCCCGGACACGCCGGGGTGGAAGACGGGCGACCGCGCGGCGACGCTCCAGCGCATGTCCTGTGGCGAGTGCGCCCTGTGCCGCGCCGGGCGCAACAGCCTGTGCAAGACGGACAACCGCTTCTTCGGCGAGGAGCTGCCCGGCGGCTACGCGCAGTTCATGGTCGCGCCCGTGCGCGGCCTGGGGCGCGTCCCCGCGTCGCTGCCCTGGGAGGAGGCCGCCACCGTCTGCTGCACCACCGGCACGGCCGTGCACGCGCTACGCACGCGAGGCAAGGTCCGCGCGGGGGAGACGGTGCTCATCACCGGCGCCAGCGGCGGCGTGGGCATGTCCGCGGTGCAGCTGGCCAAGCTGGACGGCGCGCGCGTCATCGCCGTGACGTCCGGCGAGGCGAAGGTGCAGCCCTTGCGCGAGGCGGGCGCGGACGAGGTCATCCTCTCGCGGGGCCTGGAGTTCGCGTCGGAGGTGCGCAAGCGCACGTCCGGCCAGGGCGTGGACCTGGCGGTGGAGATCGTCGGCAGCGCCACGTTCGACCAGACGCTCAAGTCGCTGACGCCGGGTGGCCGCCTCGTGGTCGTGGGCAACCTGGAGTCGGGCATCGTCCAGGTGAACCCCGGGCTCGTCATCGTGAAGGAGCTGGAGATCATCGGCGCCTACGCGACGAACCAGGCGGAGCTGGACGAGGCGCTGCGGCTGACGGCCACCGGTGGGGTGCGCCAGTTCGTCACGGACAAGGTGCCGCTGGCGGAGGCGGCGCGGGCGCACTTCCGGTTGGAGAACCGCGAGGTGGCGGGCCGGCTGGTGCTGGTGCCGCCCGAGGCGTGA
- a CDS encoding hydroxymethylglutaryl-CoA synthase family protein, translating to MKRRVGIEALAVAVPSRYVDIEDLARARGVDPAKFTAGLGAREMAVTDPGEDTVALAATAAARLVRQQDVDPSRIGMLVVGTETGIDHSKPVASHVQGLLKLPRTMRTFDTQHACYGGTAGLMAATEWIASGASGGKVAVVICSDIARYGLNTAGEPTQGGGAVALLVSEQPDLLAVDVGLNGACTMDVYDFWRPVGRREALVDGHYSINCYLEALSGAYRGWREKALAAGLVRWGSTLPGEQLARIAYHVPFCKMARKAHTQLRLCDLEDAVGPGPGTPEAREEVAKSAASYDAQVATSLGLNARIGNVYTASLYLALAGLLQKEAAQLASQRIGLLSYGSGCMAEFYSGVVGEKAAERIARADLDGVLARRERVSIEEYERLMKLPSDAPEAKAPAPGAFRLTEIRDHKRLYVEGA from the coding sequence ATGAAGAGGCGGGTTGGAATCGAAGCGCTGGCGGTGGCGGTGCCGTCCCGGTACGTGGACATCGAGGACCTGGCGCGGGCCCGGGGCGTGGACCCCGCGAAGTTCACCGCGGGCCTGGGCGCCAGGGAGATGGCCGTCACGGACCCCGGCGAGGACACGGTCGCGCTGGCGGCCACGGCGGCGGCGCGGCTGGTGCGCCAGCAGGACGTGGACCCCTCGCGCATCGGCATGCTGGTGGTGGGGACGGAGACGGGCATCGACCACTCGAAGCCGGTGGCGTCCCATGTCCAGGGCCTGCTGAAGCTGCCGCGCACCATGCGCACCTTCGACACGCAGCACGCCTGCTATGGCGGCACGGCCGGGCTCATGGCGGCCACGGAGTGGATCGCCTCGGGTGCCAGCGGGGGCAAGGTCGCGGTGGTCATCTGCTCGGACATCGCGCGCTACGGCCTGAACACGGCGGGCGAGCCGACGCAGGGAGGCGGCGCGGTGGCGCTGCTGGTCTCCGAGCAGCCGGACCTGCTGGCCGTGGACGTGGGCCTGAACGGCGCCTGCACCATGGACGTGTACGACTTCTGGCGGCCCGTCGGTCGGCGTGAGGCGCTGGTGGACGGGCACTACTCCATCAACTGCTACCTGGAGGCGCTGTCCGGCGCGTACCGGGGCTGGCGCGAGAAGGCGCTGGCGGCGGGGCTGGTGCGCTGGGGGAGCACGCTCCCGGGCGAGCAGCTCGCGCGCATCGCCTACCACGTGCCCTTCTGCAAGATGGCGCGCAAGGCGCATACGCAGCTGCGCCTGTGCGACCTGGAGGACGCGGTGGGCCCCGGACCGGGGACGCCCGAGGCGCGCGAGGAGGTGGCGAAGTCCGCCGCGAGCTACGACGCGCAGGTGGCCACCTCGCTGGGCCTGAACGCGCGCATCGGCAACGTGTACACGGCGTCGCTGTACCTGGCGCTGGCGGGCCTGCTCCAGAAGGAGGCGGCGCAGCTCGCGTCGCAGCGCATCGGCCTGTTGTCCTACGGCAGCGGCTGCATGGCGGAGTTCTACTCCGGCGTCGTCGGGGAGAAGGCGGCCGAGCGCATCGCCCGCGCGGACCTGGACGGCGTGCTGGCGCGTCGCGAGCGCGTCTCCATCGAGGAGTACGAGCGGCTGATGAAGCTGCCGTCGGATGCTCCCGAGGCGAAGGCCCCCGCGCCGGGCGCGTTCCGGCTCACGGAGATTCGTGACCACAAGCGCCTGTACGTCGAGGGCGCGTAG
- a CDS encoding SH3 domain-containing protein → MPSFSDDMLSPEFWIRRAPDPDAVLLDARQVTEKRLRAFGPDGGLLDLKQLPTTLTRERVARWISDAERTPIRAVIDEEGQPVTAETLDGLRKNAAAEQLPETSAARYGLSVRRTPLRTLPSARQFFASEDLRDYESLQAGVLFPGEPVVIAHHSADQQWLFVMTTQGPAWVRGVDIAEGTADAVFSYVEKEPGRVVTGDQVRTVFTPEAPAVSELELDMGTALPRADVAPGEPVNGASSYASWPVLLPVRRQDGTLAFGSALLRRTADTAPGYLPLTRANILRQAFKFLGERYGWGHQFNARDCSGLTSEVFRSMGLQLPPNSGLQGKSAALNHRLFTAQDSHAERVRALEQAQVGDLVVVPGHVLMIIGHVNGEPYVIQDVPYAVFKDPTTQQLRKTKLNQVSVTPLLPLHADDTTLYVDAMTSLVHVTRP, encoded by the coding sequence GTGCCCTCTTTCAGCGACGACATGCTGTCGCCCGAGTTCTGGATCCGCCGCGCGCCCGATCCGGATGCGGTGCTGCTCGATGCCCGGCAGGTCACGGAGAAGCGCCTGCGCGCCTTCGGTCCAGATGGCGGACTGCTCGACCTGAAACAGCTCCCCACCACGCTGACGCGGGAGCGAGTCGCTCGGTGGATCAGCGATGCGGAGCGGACGCCCATCCGTGCGGTCATCGACGAAGAGGGACAGCCGGTGACAGCGGAGACGCTCGACGGACTGCGGAAGAACGCCGCGGCCGAACAGCTCCCTGAAACCTCCGCCGCCCGCTACGGGCTCAGCGTGCGGCGCACGCCCCTGCGGACACTGCCATCCGCTCGACAGTTCTTCGCCTCCGAGGACCTACGCGACTACGAGAGCCTCCAGGCCGGCGTCCTGTTCCCTGGCGAGCCCGTCGTCATCGCGCATCACAGCGCGGACCAGCAATGGCTGTTCGTCATGACGACTCAAGGGCCGGCGTGGGTGCGCGGCGTCGACATCGCGGAAGGCACGGCGGACGCCGTCTTCTCCTACGTGGAGAAGGAGCCCGGACGGGTCGTCACGGGCGATCAGGTGCGCACGGTCTTCACCCCCGAGGCACCGGCCGTGTCCGAGCTCGAGCTCGACATGGGGACGGCGTTGCCCCGAGCCGACGTGGCGCCCGGCGAGCCCGTCAACGGCGCCAGCAGCTACGCCTCATGGCCCGTGCTCCTGCCAGTGCGCAGGCAGGACGGTACGCTGGCCTTCGGGAGCGCGCTGTTGCGGCGCACCGCGGATACCGCGCCGGGCTATCTGCCGCTGACGCGGGCCAACATCCTCCGTCAGGCGTTCAAGTTCCTCGGCGAGCGCTACGGCTGGGGTCACCAGTTCAACGCACGCGATTGCAGCGGACTGACCAGCGAGGTCTTCCGCAGCATGGGGCTGCAACTGCCCCCCAACTCCGGGTTGCAGGGGAAGAGCGCGGCGCTGAACCACCGCCTCTTCACGGCCCAGGACTCACATGCCGAGCGGGTGCGCGCACTGGAGCAGGCACAGGTGGGCGACCTCGTCGTCGTCCCCGGCCATGTGCTGATGATCATCGGCCACGTGAATGGCGAGCCCTACGTCATCCAGGACGTTCCGTATGCCGTGTTCAAGGACCCGACCACCCAGCAGCTCCGCAAGACGAAGCTGAACCAGGTCTCCGTCACCCCGCTGCTGCCACTCCACGCCGACGACACGACCCTGTACGTGGACGCGATGACCAGCCTCGTGCACGTCACGCGGCCATAG